From the Ruminiclostridium josui JCM 17888 genome, one window contains:
- a CDS encoding GNAT family N-acetyltransferase, translated as MNYSFIIRKATIEDAPAIATIIQESFKKYMQDTGLSVMMDALTESIDTIEADIAEKEVYIALIDNNPVGTIRIKIMPDKTAYISRFGVMLDYHNIGIGKSLMNLADKILIHHGVKKVSLHTASKYRDLIRFYYGRGFYIESTSTDRGYIRALLVKEYN; from the coding sequence ATGAATTATTCATTTATTATCAGAAAAGCCACTATAGAAGATGCCCCTGCTATTGCAACTATTATACAGGAATCTTTTAAAAAATATATGCAGGATACAGGGTTATCTGTTATGATGGATGCTTTGACAGAAAGTATTGATACTATAGAAGCAGATATTGCTGAAAAAGAAGTATACATAGCTCTCATTGATAATAATCCCGTGGGTACTATCAGAATTAAGATAATGCCTGATAAAACGGCTTATATAAGCCGTTTTGGGGTTATGCTTGATTACCACAATATAGGTATTGGAAAATCCCTTATGAATCTTGCAGATAAGATTCTTATACATCATGGTGTAAAAAAGGTCAGTCTCCATACTGCTTCAAAATATCGTGACCTTATTCGCTTTTATTACGGCAGAGGCTTTTACATAGAATCTACTAGTACAGACAGAGGTTACATAAGAGCATTGCTGGTAAAAGAATATAATTAG
- a CDS encoding DUF3794 domain-containing protein → MSQFEINQKSQCCGGEFDYDAGKKLSEKCIMVPEVIGRNICQTLVECVVPFPEQYPAVEIKDIQKEIRDIIVHVCKNKVLINGILHKNINYKTYEGKSDFYYACQRYDSFYGDVRHVAVNIPFACFIEIPGARPGDDYEIEYADVEDSCEIDILEDPIWQKGAVTQYRKLREKVIVKIDIKVLRNVQITVKPEKHNICP, encoded by the coding sequence ATGTCACAATTTGAAATTAATCAGAAAAGCCAGTGCTGTGGTGGCGAATTTGATTATGACGCAGGGAAAAAACTGAGTGAAAAGTGCATTATGGTTCCTGAGGTCATTGGCAGAAACATCTGCCAGACATTGGTAGAATGTGTTGTTCCATTTCCTGAGCAGTACCCTGCTGTTGAGATCAAGGATATTCAAAAAGAGATAAGAGACATAATAGTACACGTATGTAAAAACAAAGTTCTAATTAACGGCATTTTGCATAAGAATATCAATTACAAAACTTATGAAGGCAAAAGTGATTTCTATTACGCTTGTCAGAGATACGACAGCTTTTACGGAGACGTAAGGCATGTTGCAGTTAATATACCATTCGCATGTTTCATAGAAATCCCCGGAGCTCGTCCCGGTGATGACTATGAAATAGAATACGCTGACGTTGAAGATTCCTGCGAGATAGATATTTTGGAAGATCCAATTTGGCAAAAAGGAGCAGTTACGCAGTACAGAAAATTAAGAGAAAAGGTTATTGTAAAGATAGACATTAAAGTACTAAGAAATGTACAAATAACTGTAAAACCTGAAAAACATAATATATGCCCATAA
- the cooS gene encoding anaerobic carbon-monoxide dehydrogenase catalytic subunit: MSDKEIKNSFEKSAGTMRGDNTTFGSKLTKEDSNDPNTHSDIHNRIKVDYDKIEKSPSMEEVHKWQREHIKKNDQSKEGYPLNVIIDPAMREMYQVVHNSGMTNVFDRFSQQQPIQCKFCIEGLSCQLCANGPCRINDKVPRGTCGVDAHTMVARNFMYRHVTIGTSANIFHCHQAARTLKAAGEHLDSGLKIRDPEKLKKYADMAGLNANQPIEKLAIDFAEWVMNDIHSPFHIPSKAVEAFAPTQRKELWKKLGLFPGGGYSEVAYAQTRCMTNFTSDPVEFLLNSVRLGIANEYQGLFLLDIIQEILMGTQEIAQKKQNMGLLKENMINIVTNGHMPLLAHVAIDLASTDEWQQKAKAAGAEGIQILGHVCEGQQLMNYEGTHNQKGYGGQEGEWLSQEYLLATGVVDLFMFDYNCTVATMPLYAKRFGTKLLSTHPVIQLQGTETLDFIPEKMNQQASKALDMAIDAFKQRKSENRKTYIPPHVSDCTVGFSTEPIRNALGGSFDPLIEQIANGNIRGIATIVGCTTARFGQGGSNIFKITKGLIANNILVLSGGCTSSVMEYTGLTDPKAADECGEGLKAVCKQLGIPPVLSYGACVDIGKMTHTAKELADALKVDTNKLPLVIGAPEYLEQKAVADACTAVALGWLVHIAPVPSITGSDVVVKTLTETTETLGLGKVVVELDAEKTVQIYIDHIEKKRKELGLN; encoded by the coding sequence ATGTCAGATAAGGAGATAAAAAATTCTTTTGAAAAAAGTGCTGGAACTATGAGAGGAGATAACACTACCTTTGGCTCAAAGCTTACAAAAGAAGACTCAAATGATCCCAACACACACTCGGATATTCATAATCGCATCAAGGTTGATTATGATAAGATTGAAAAATCTCCGTCAATGGAGGAAGTTCATAAGTGGCAAAGAGAACATATTAAGAAAAATGACCAGTCCAAGGAAGGTTATCCACTTAATGTAATTATTGACCCTGCCATGAGAGAAATGTACCAGGTTGTTCACAACTCTGGAATGACCAATGTATTTGACAGATTCAGCCAGCAGCAACCCATTCAATGTAAATTCTGTATTGAAGGTCTTTCCTGTCAGCTTTGTGCAAATGGCCCTTGCCGTATTAATGATAAAGTACCCAGAGGAACCTGTGGTGTTGACGCACACACAATGGTAGCCAGAAATTTCATGTATCGTCATGTAACCATAGGCACATCAGCAAATATATTTCACTGTCATCAAGCTGCAAGAACCTTGAAGGCTGCCGGAGAACACCTTGATAGCGGACTTAAAATAAGAGACCCCGAAAAGTTAAAGAAGTATGCGGACATGGCAGGTCTTAATGCTAACCAGCCTATTGAAAAACTAGCCATAGATTTTGCTGAATGGGTTATGAATGACATCCACTCTCCGTTCCATATTCCGTCAAAGGCTGTAGAGGCCTTCGCTCCGACCCAACGTAAGGAGCTTTGGAAAAAGCTTGGATTGTTCCCCGGAGGCGGTTACAGCGAAGTAGCCTATGCACAGACACGTTGTATGACAAACTTTACTTCAGATCCCGTAGAATTCCTATTAAACAGTGTACGTCTTGGTATTGCAAATGAGTATCAGGGACTATTCCTTCTGGACATTATACAAGAAATACTCATGGGAACTCAGGAAATCGCTCAAAAGAAGCAGAACATGGGACTATTGAAGGAAAATATGATAAATATTGTTACAAACGGACATATGCCATTGCTTGCTCATGTTGCAATCGATTTGGCATCAACAGATGAGTGGCAGCAAAAGGCCAAGGCAGCAGGTGCAGAGGGAATTCAGATATTGGGCCATGTCTGTGAAGGTCAACAGTTAATGAACTATGAGGGAACACACAACCAGAAGGGCTATGGAGGTCAGGAAGGTGAGTGGCTTTCTCAGGAATACCTCCTTGCAACGGGAGTTGTTGACCTATTTATGTTTGACTATAACTGTACAGTAGCTACCATGCCTTTGTATGCAAAAAGATTTGGTACAAAGCTTTTAAGTACTCATCCTGTTATACAGCTTCAAGGAACAGAAACTTTGGACTTCATTCCCGAAAAAATGAACCAGCAGGCTTCAAAAGCTCTTGATATGGCAATTGATGCTTTCAAGCAACGTAAATCTGAAAATAGAAAAACCTATATTCCACCTCACGTTTCCGATTGTACAGTTGGTTTCAGTACAGAACCTATTAGAAATGCTCTTGGCGGAAGCTTTGATCCACTCATTGAACAGATAGCAAACGGTAATATCAGAGGTATTGCTACCATAGTTGGATGTACCACAGCCCGCTTTGGCCAAGGTGGAAGCAATATATTCAAAATAACCAAAGGACTTATTGCCAATAATATTCTGGTTCTTTCAGGCGGATGTACTTCCTCTGTAATGGAATACACCGGTTTAACAGACCCCAAGGCAGCTGATGAATGCGGCGAAGGTCTGAAGGCAGTTTGCAAACAGCTTGGAATCCCTCCAGTACTCTCATATGGTGCATGTGTGGATATCGGAAAAATGACGCATACTGCAAAAGAACTTGCAGATGCCTTGAAAGTGGACACAAATAAGCTGCCACTGGTTATCGGAGCTCCCGAGTACCTTGAACAGAAGGCCGTAGCAGATGCCTGTACCGCAGTGGCTCTTGGCTGGCTTGTGCATATAGCCCCTGTACCATCTATTACCGGAAGCGATGTGGTTGTAAAAACCCTTACCGAGACAACAGAAACTCTTGGTTTAGGTAAAGTAGTAGTAGAACTGGATGCTGAGAAAACTGTTCAAATTTATATTGACCACATTGAAAAGAAACGTAAAGAACTGGGCTTGAACTAA